In Actinomadura citrea, a single window of DNA contains:
- a CDS encoding DegT/DnrJ/EryC1/StrS family aminotransferase — translation MNLGQRRWPPEPAEEELKLLAEVARSRIWTDGPWTAEVERRMERLTGAPCAVAFNSCTSALHAALHAMGCVRGTRVAVPALTFAGTVTGAAHIGAEMAFTDVHPGTLNVTGRLPEAGIVLAVDLHGVPHGLDRVRAAGRPVLTDACQSIGTVLDGRHVGAAGTHAWSFSSAKLIAAPDGGAVTTGDAGIAERLRELRDYGVPAGESRSNAAVVRAGGHNWRPSELSMAMVAHRLDGLDRWTARARAVTGRLHEAMDRIGLWRQSAGEAAEPAWHKIRFGAPGWAPQEAARMERDLAKAGIPTHRWGLVPLNRHPAFGGSGRAGPPVAEAAAAGTLCLGTEAAPPMTWNDDEVEQVCRILETIIGS, via the coding sequence ATGAACCTCGGACAACGGCGCTGGCCTCCGGAACCCGCCGAGGAGGAGCTCAAGCTCCTCGCAGAGGTGGCGCGCTCCCGGATCTGGACGGACGGGCCGTGGACCGCCGAGGTCGAGCGCCGCATGGAGCGGCTGACCGGCGCCCCCTGCGCGGTGGCGTTCAACAGCTGCACCTCGGCGCTGCACGCCGCGCTCCACGCGATGGGCTGCGTGCGCGGCACCCGCGTGGCGGTCCCGGCGCTGACGTTCGCCGGGACCGTCACCGGGGCCGCGCACATCGGCGCGGAGATGGCGTTCACCGACGTCCATCCCGGAACGCTCAACGTCACCGGCCGCCTGCCGGAGGCCGGCATCGTTCTCGCGGTCGACCTGCACGGGGTCCCGCACGGGCTGGACCGCGTCCGCGCGGCCGGGCGTCCCGTGCTGACCGACGCGTGCCAGTCGATCGGGACGGTCCTGGACGGCCGGCACGTCGGCGCGGCCGGGACGCACGCCTGGTCGTTCTCCTCGGCCAAGCTGATCGCCGCGCCGGACGGCGGCGCCGTCACCACCGGCGACGCCGGGATCGCGGAGCGGCTCAGGGAGCTGAGGGACTACGGCGTCCCGGCCGGGGAGTCGCGCTCGAACGCGGCCGTGGTCAGGGCCGGCGGGCACAACTGGCGCCCGTCCGAGCTGAGCATGGCCATGGTGGCGCACCGGCTGGACGGCCTGGACCGGTGGACGGCGCGGGCCCGCGCCGTCACCGGCCGCCTGCACGAGGCCATGGACCGGATCGGCCTGTGGCGGCAGTCGGCCGGGGAGGCGGCGGAACCCGCCTGGCACAAGATCCGCTTCGGGGCGCCCGGCTGGGCCCCGCAGGAGGCGGCCCGGATGGAGCGGGACCTCGCGAAGGCGGGGATCCCGACGCACCGCTGGGGCCTGGTCCCCCTGAACCGCCACCCCGCCTTCGGCGGGTCCGGGCGGGCGGGGCCCCCGGTGGCGGAGGCCGCGGCGGCGGGCACCCTGTGCCTCGGCACCGAGGCCGCGCCGCCGATGACGTGGAACGACGATGAGGTAGAGCAGGTCTGCCGCATCCTGGAAACGATCATAGGAAGCTGA
- a CDS encoding AMP-binding protein translates to MVNSSGRVFAEPRISAARRPDGTVLLSSQVPLEPYDADLARPLRRWAAERPGAVLAAERRSGGWDELTYGAALADAEALGEALLERGLGPDRPLMVLSGNSLRHLRLTLAGYLAGIPVVSLSTGYSLSGGHERLRTVTGIARPGAVYAEDGREYGAALAALAGLAPRTLVGREGGGEPLGELLRTAPGERLAAARAAVAPDSVAKIFFTSGSTGRPKAVPNTHRMLCAVQQMMRQVWPFLAETRLTLVDWLPWSHTFGGNHNLHMVLTHGGTLAIDDGGPTPELLPRSLRNLAEFSPNVYFNVPAGFALLAEALECDSVLAKTFFARLGLLFSAGAPLPAELRERMLRLAERFSPGKVRFTSSWGLTETASAVTSAHLDTDVPGAIGVPLPGIRLKLAPVDGRLEMRAAGPTVMAGYLDDPERTAEAFDEEGFYRTGDAGAPADENDPGRGLVFQGRITEDFKLTTGTWVRVGALRAALLASADQLGEVVITGSGRAHAGALAWTRRAGDPAAVRRALAEALARFNAGQRSSRRIERLLLLAEPPDRDAGELTDKGSVSQLEVLRNRSAQVDLLYRDPPPPEVVLPADHAD, encoded by the coding sequence ATGGTGAATTCGAGTGGGCGGGTGTTCGCGGAGCCGAGGATCAGCGCCGCCCGGCGCCCCGACGGGACGGTGCTGCTGTCCTCGCAGGTGCCGCTGGAGCCCTACGACGCCGACCTCGCGCGCCCGCTGCGCCGGTGGGCGGCGGAGCGGCCGGGCGCCGTCCTCGCCGCCGAGCGGCGCAGCGGCGGATGGGACGAGCTGACCTACGGCGCCGCCCTGGCGGACGCCGAGGCGCTCGGGGAGGCCCTGCTGGAGCGCGGCCTCGGCCCGGACCGCCCGCTCATGGTGCTGTCGGGCAACTCCCTGCGGCACCTGCGGCTCACGCTCGCCGGGTACCTCGCCGGGATCCCGGTGGTCTCGCTCAGCACCGGGTACTCGCTGAGCGGCGGCCACGAGCGGCTGCGCACGGTCACCGGCATCGCCCGTCCCGGCGCCGTCTACGCCGAGGACGGCCGGGAGTACGGCGCGGCGCTGGCGGCGCTGGCCGGGCTGGCGCCGCGCACCCTCGTCGGCCGGGAGGGCGGCGGGGAGCCCCTCGGCGAGCTGCTGCGCACTGCGCCCGGGGAGCGGCTCGCCGCGGCCCGGGCCGCGGTCGCCCCGGACTCCGTCGCCAAGATCTTCTTCACGAGCGGCTCGACCGGGCGCCCGAAGGCCGTCCCCAACACCCACCGGATGCTGTGCGCCGTCCAGCAGATGATGCGGCAGGTCTGGCCGTTCCTCGCCGAGACCCGGCTGACCCTCGTCGACTGGCTGCCGTGGAGCCACACCTTCGGCGGCAACCACAACCTGCACATGGTCCTGACGCACGGCGGCACCCTCGCCATCGACGACGGCGGGCCGACCCCCGAGCTCCTCCCGCGCAGCCTGCGCAACCTCGCCGAGTTCTCGCCGAACGTCTACTTCAACGTGCCCGCCGGCTTCGCGCTGCTGGCCGAGGCGCTGGAGTGCGACTCGGTGCTCGCCAAGACCTTCTTCGCCCGGCTGGGCCTGCTGTTCAGCGCGGGCGCCCCGCTGCCCGCCGAGCTGCGGGAGCGGATGCTCAGGCTGGCGGAGCGGTTCTCGCCGGGGAAGGTCCGCTTCACCTCCTCGTGGGGCCTGACCGAGACCGCCTCGGCCGTGACCTCCGCCCATCTGGACACCGACGTGCCGGGCGCGATCGGCGTGCCGCTGCCGGGGATCCGGCTCAAGCTGGCCCCGGTCGACGGGCGGCTGGAGATGCGGGCCGCCGGGCCCACGGTGATGGCCGGCTACCTGGACGACCCGGAACGCACCGCCGAGGCGTTCGACGAGGAGGGCTTCTACCGGACGGGCGACGCCGGCGCGCCGGCCGACGAGAACGACCCGGGCCGCGGCCTGGTGTTCCAGGGCCGCATCACCGAGGACTTCAAGCTGACCACCGGGACGTGGGTGCGGGTCGGGGCGCTGCGGGCGGCCCTGCTGGCCTCCGCCGACCAGCTCGGCGAGGTCGTGATCACCGGTTCGGGGCGGGCGCACGCGGGCGCGCTCGCCTGGACGCGGCGCGCCGGCGACCCCGCCGCGGTGCGCCGCGCCCTGGCCGAGGCGCTGGCCAGGTTCAACGCGGGGCAGCGGTCCTCGCGGCGGATCGAGCGGCTGCTGCTGCTCGCCGAGCCGCCGGACCGCGACGCGGGGGAGCTGACCGACAAGGGCTCGGTGAGCCAGCTGGAGGTGCTCCGCAACCGCTCCGCCCAGGTCGATCTGCTCTACCGGGACCCGCCGCCGCCCGAGGTGGTCCTGCCCGCCGACCACGCCGACTGA
- a CDS encoding acyltransferase domain-containing protein, with translation MDRTATITADLDGAPRLVFVFPGQGAQWVGMGRGLLESSPVFAGALEECAAAVEAELGWSPRRRLESDEPLSAVAEIQPTLWAFQVALAAVWLDWGVEPDLIIGHSMGEIAAATAAGALSVRDAAAVVCRRGVLLQELGAAGAMWAVGLGEKEAEEAIGEHADLVCAGVLNSDRFTVLSGDPEAIARIVAPLRERGVFCRRVAVGYASHGPQVEPIRDGLREALAGVRAQAPAIPLHSTVWDRPVAGPELDGGYWMENVRRPVRFAPAVRSVLSGSGPALFVEISPHPLLVSAVGDAIEATGAAAGTVASLVRRQPETETLLAALGAVYAAGRTPDWSRVRAAGRRVPLPAQPWQRRRFWVDPG, from the coding sequence ATGGACAGGACCGCCACGATCACCGCCGACCTGGACGGAGCGCCGCGGCTGGTGTTCGTCTTCCCCGGCCAGGGCGCCCAGTGGGTGGGCATGGGCCGGGGGCTGCTGGAGTCGAGCCCGGTGTTCGCCGGCGCGCTGGAGGAGTGCGCCGCCGCCGTGGAGGCGGAGCTGGGCTGGTCGCCGCGGCGGCGGCTGGAGAGCGACGAGCCGCTGTCGGCGGTGGCGGAGATCCAGCCGACGCTCTGGGCGTTCCAGGTGGCGCTCGCCGCGGTCTGGCTGGACTGGGGTGTCGAGCCGGACCTCATCATCGGGCACAGCATGGGCGAGATCGCCGCCGCCACCGCCGCCGGCGCCCTCTCGGTCCGGGACGCCGCAGCGGTCGTGTGCCGCCGCGGCGTCCTGCTGCAGGAACTCGGCGCGGCGGGCGCGATGTGGGCGGTCGGACTCGGGGAGAAGGAGGCCGAGGAGGCGATCGGAGAGCACGCGGACCTCGTGTGCGCCGGGGTGCTCAACAGCGACCGCTTCACCGTCCTGTCGGGCGACCCGGAGGCCATCGCGCGGATCGTCGCGCCGCTGCGGGAGCGCGGCGTGTTCTGCCGCCGCGTGGCGGTCGGGTACGCCTCGCACGGGCCGCAGGTCGAGCCGATCCGCGACGGCCTGCGCGAGGCGCTCGCCGGGGTGCGGGCGCAGGCGCCCGCGATCCCGCTGCACTCGACGGTCTGGGACCGCCCGGTCGCGGGGCCGGAGCTGGACGGCGGGTACTGGATGGAGAACGTGCGGCGCCCCGTGCGGTTCGCGCCCGCGGTCCGGTCCGTGCTGTCGGGCAGCGGGCCGGCGCTGTTCGTCGAGATCAGCCCGCACCCGCTGCTGGTCTCGGCGGTGGGCGACGCCATCGAGGCCACGGGCGCGGCGGCCGGGACCGTGGCGTCCCTGGTGCGCCGGCAGCCCGAGACGGAGACCCTGCTGGCGGCGCTCGGCGCCGTCTACGCCGCGGGCCGCACGCCCGACTGGTCACGGGTGCGGGCGGCCGGGCGGCGCGTCCCGCTGCCCGCCCAGCCCTGGCAGCGCCGCCGGTTCTGGGTGGACCCGGGATGA
- a CDS encoding inositol-3-phosphate synthase, with the protein MDTPLVRVGIIGVGNCARALLEGTAYYRSSPGVTAGLMFPEVGPYGAGALEPVAAWDVDVEKVGKDLWTARAAGQNLPVGIGGDLLPVGADVRVLRAPTLDGAGVKYRERITVADDSADDRAAIVEQVRAARVDVLLNYLPVGSQEATEWWAGVALEAGVGFVNNVPVFIARRDHWRDRFREAGLPLIGDDIKSQLGATYLHRVLVRAFSDRGITLDRTYQLNVGGNMDFFNMLERDRLASKRESKTSAVTDAYAGELGEDDVHIGPSDYVKFLGDTKKAFIRCEGRGFGGAPIDMEIQLTVPDSPNSAGVVIDAARIARLAMDRGDTAVDEWVSAWLFKAPPRAVAQESDQVARERLVRWIAGETGR; encoded by the coding sequence ATGGATACTCCTCTCGTTCGGGTCGGCATCATCGGTGTCGGGAACTGCGCCCGCGCCCTGCTGGAGGGCACGGCCTACTACCGCTCCTCGCCCGGCGTCACCGCCGGCCTGATGTTCCCCGAGGTCGGCCCGTACGGCGCCGGCGCCCTGGAACCCGTCGCCGCCTGGGACGTCGACGTCGAGAAGGTCGGCAAGGATCTGTGGACCGCCCGCGCGGCGGGGCAGAACCTCCCCGTCGGCATCGGCGGCGACCTGCTGCCGGTCGGCGCGGACGTGCGCGTCCTGCGCGCCCCGACGCTGGACGGCGCGGGCGTCAAGTACCGGGAGCGGATCACCGTCGCCGACGACTCGGCCGACGACCGCGCCGCGATCGTCGAGCAGGTCCGGGCCGCCAGGGTCGACGTCCTGCTCAACTACCTGCCCGTCGGCTCGCAGGAGGCGACCGAGTGGTGGGCCGGCGTCGCGCTGGAGGCGGGCGTCGGGTTCGTCAACAACGTGCCGGTGTTCATCGCGCGCCGCGACCACTGGCGCGACCGGTTCCGCGAGGCGGGCCTGCCGCTCATCGGCGACGACATCAAGTCGCAGCTCGGCGCCACCTACCTGCACCGGGTGCTGGTGCGGGCGTTCTCGGACCGGGGCATCACCCTGGACCGGACGTACCAGCTGAACGTCGGCGGCAACATGGACTTCTTCAACATGCTGGAGCGCGACCGCCTCGCCTCCAAGCGCGAGTCCAAGACCTCGGCGGTCACCGACGCCTACGCCGGCGAGCTCGGCGAGGACGACGTCCACATCGGGCCGTCGGACTACGTGAAGTTCCTCGGCGACACCAAGAAGGCGTTCATCCGCTGCGAGGGCCGCGGCTTCGGCGGCGCGCCGATCGACATGGAGATCCAGCTCACCGTCCCGGACTCGCCGAACTCGGCGGGGGTCGTCATCGACGCCGCCCGGATCGCCAGGCTGGCCATGGACCGCGGCGACACCGCCGTCGACGAGTGGGTGTCGGCGTGGCTGTTCAAGGCGCCGCCGCGCGCGGTCGCCCAGGAGTCCGATCAGGTCGCCCGCGAGCGCCTCGTCCGCTGGATCGCCGGCGAGACCGGCCGGTGA
- a CDS encoding beta-ketoacyl-[acyl-carrier-protein] synthase family protein, translating to MEVSAVSHDRPHARGPADDPRPRVVVTGLGVISSIGIGRADFLTALRAGACGASPISGFDTTGFRYARAYEVPGFDPETRLRRIEPGRFGKVGAQAAAAARMAMRDAGLDPAAVRDEPGVIAVGTTCGESLDVDALAAAEVAGGLGRLPAPRARRVHPGRLPVAVAVELGLTDVEAVTIPTVCAAGNYAVGHALDALRGGEAEFAICGGADSVSRMAFAGFYRLRAWASERCSPFDLDRNGFMFGEGAGMLVLETLDHARRRGATVLAEVAGFGLNCDAEHPTRPLRERVAECLSGALRDAGAAPREVDVVFAHGTGTKINDAMESAVFADVFGDAPPPVTALKSMIGHTQGAAGAHACIAAVLGMEHGFIPPTVNFSTPDPECPVDCVTGASRPARVRTAVVNSLGVGGNNAAVVLRHPGALAGGPPTGQGTSVENEPSTGRGTATKEGAA from the coding sequence TTGGAAGTATCCGCCGTTTCCCATGACCGTCCCCACGCGCGGGGGCCGGCCGATGATCCCCGGCCCCGGGTCGTCGTCACCGGGCTGGGCGTCATCTCCAGCATCGGGATCGGCCGCGCGGACTTCCTGACGGCGCTGCGCGCGGGGGCCTGCGGCGCGTCGCCGATCAGCGGCTTCGACACGACGGGCTTCCGGTACGCCCGTGCCTACGAGGTGCCCGGGTTCGACCCCGAGACCCGCCTGCGGCGGATCGAGCCGGGCCGGTTCGGGAAGGTCGGCGCCCAGGCGGCGGCCGCCGCGCGGATGGCGATGCGGGACGCGGGACTCGACCCCGCGGCGGTCCGGGACGAGCCGGGCGTCATCGCCGTCGGCACGACCTGCGGCGAGTCGCTCGACGTGGACGCGCTGGCCGCCGCCGAGGTCGCCGGCGGCCTGGGGCGGCTTCCGGCGCCGCGGGCCCGGCGGGTGCACCCCGGCCGCCTGCCCGTCGCGGTGGCCGTCGAGCTCGGCCTCACCGACGTGGAGGCCGTCACGATCCCGACGGTGTGCGCCGCCGGCAACTACGCGGTCGGCCACGCGCTGGACGCCCTGCGCGGCGGCGAGGCCGAGTTCGCGATCTGCGGCGGGGCCGACTCGGTGAGCCGGATGGCCTTCGCCGGGTTCTACCGGCTGCGGGCGTGGGCCTCGGAGAGGTGCAGCCCCTTCGATCTCGACCGGAACGGGTTCATGTTCGGCGAGGGCGCCGGGATGCTCGTCCTGGAGACCCTCGACCACGCGCGCCGGCGCGGCGCGACCGTTCTGGCCGAGGTCGCCGGCTTCGGGCTCAACTGCGACGCCGAGCACCCCACGAGGCCGCTGCGCGAACGCGTCGCCGAGTGCCTGTCGGGCGCGCTGCGCGACGCGGGCGCGGCGCCGCGCGAGGTGGACGTCGTCTTCGCGCACGGCACCGGCACGAAGATCAACGATGCGATGGAGTCGGCCGTGTTCGCGGACGTGTTCGGCGACGCGCCGCCGCCCGTCACGGCGCTCAAATCCATGATCGGCCACACGCAGGGCGCGGCCGGCGCGCACGCGTGCATCGCCGCGGTGCTCGGCATGGAGCACGGCTTCATCCCGCCCACCGTCAACTTCTCCACGCCCGACCCCGAGTGCCCCGTGGACTGCGTGACCGGCGCGTCCCGTCCCGCCCGGGTGCGCACGGCCGTGGTCAACTCGCTCGGCGTCGGCGGCAACAACGCCGCGGTCGTGCTGCGCCACCCCGGCGCCCTCGCGGGCGGGCCGCCCACCGGGCAGGGGACGTCCGTCGAGAACGAGCCGTCCACCGGCCGGGGGACCGCCACGAAGGAGGGGGCCGCGTGA
- a CDS encoding beta-ketoacyl synthase N-terminal-like domain-containing protein: MSTVISAMALMSPAGVGAGAFGEAIRAGVPLPGGAVEDFRTDAADPSARPVRLVDRPSAMALAAIGDLLGPDVLAGWPPHRRALVLGSGAAGIDQSMTLTRDSLTRPRPDNVNPALVPACVMNYASAQAAMAFDLRGPNATVTAGAATGLAALRYARRLLASGRADAVVCGAFEDLNGRRAAIAEAAGRATRPAEGCGVFLVEPADRARSHGRPVLAEILALESRVFDEPCHAPAVLDAAVRRALRTGGAGPENVGLLVPSGQEDAGLRLPAHTRVVRPSEIVGDAFGAAAALQVAAAIAVRDASRERASLDPAGGLALITTIDTDGHAACCLLRTGGRGGPGT; this comes from the coding sequence GTGAGCACCGTCATCTCGGCGATGGCGCTGATGTCGCCCGCGGGCGTCGGCGCCGGCGCGTTCGGCGAGGCGATCCGCGCCGGCGTTCCGCTTCCCGGCGGCGCCGTCGAGGACTTCCGCACCGACGCCGCCGACCCGTCCGCGCGTCCCGTCCGGCTGGTCGACCGCCCCTCCGCGATGGCGCTCGCCGCGATCGGCGACCTCCTCGGCCCGGACGTCCTCGCCGGATGGCCGCCCCACCGCCGGGCGCTCGTGCTCGGCAGCGGCGCCGCCGGGATCGACCAGTCGATGACGCTCACCCGGGACTCGCTGACCCGCCCCCGGCCCGACAACGTCAACCCGGCGCTCGTCCCGGCGTGCGTGATGAACTACGCCAGCGCGCAGGCCGCGATGGCGTTCGACCTGCGGGGACCGAACGCGACCGTCACGGCCGGCGCCGCGACCGGCCTCGCCGCGCTGCGGTACGCGCGGCGGCTGCTCGCCTCCGGCCGGGCCGACGCCGTGGTGTGCGGCGCCTTCGAGGACCTGAACGGGCGGCGGGCGGCGATCGCCGAGGCCGCCGGGCGCGCGACCCGGCCCGCCGAAGGCTGCGGCGTGTTCCTCGTCGAGCCCGCGGACCGGGCGCGGTCCCACGGCCGTCCGGTGCTCGCCGAGATCCTCGCGCTGGAGAGCCGCGTCTTCGACGAGCCCTGCCACGCCCCCGCCGTGCTGGACGCCGCCGTGCGCAGGGCGCTGCGCACCGGCGGCGCCGGCCCCGAGAACGTCGGCCTCCTCGTGCCCTCCGGGCAGGAGGACGCCGGCCTGCGCCTTCCGGCGCACACCCGCGTCGTACGGCCCTCGGAGATCGTCGGTGACGCCTTCGGCGCCGCCGCCGCGCTCCAGGTCGCCGCCGCGATCGCGGTCCGCGACGCAAGCCGAGAGCGAGCCTCCCTTGACCCCGCCGGTGGTCTCGCACTGATCACCACCATCGACACCGACGGGCACGCCGCGTGCTGCTTGCTGCGGACCGGCGGCCGAGGAGGACCAGGAACATGA
- a CDS encoding HAL/PAL/TAL family ammonia-lyase: MLPIDGHRLTLTETVTVARAARRPRVGLAAEAVARMDATTRAKADLIAAGLPIYGVTAGFGDSNTRQIHGDKSAALQENLLRFLNCGTGATAEPDVLRATLLVRANCLARGYSAIRPRVVELLLDCLNQDILPLIPERGSVGASGDLVPLSYVARMLTGEGDVLHAGERRTAAAALADAGLTPVELEAKEGLALVNGTSFMSGFAVLAAHDAGELAYTAELCTSMASQVLLGNPAHFDDFLFQQKPHEGVLTSARTIRGLLAGGDAGAGPGADETWAGDGYRQLERPIQDRYSIRCAPHVVGALRDTLIWTEQMLEIEVNSSNDNPLFHPDGTVLNGGNFYGGHVGQTMDSLKIAVASVADLLDRQLELVVDEKFNNGLTPNLIPRYEAGSWDAGLHHGFKGMQISASSLVAEAQRWTMPATSFSRSTEAHNQDKVSMGTIAARDARSVVELAQEVAAIHLIALCQAADLRGLEHLSSSTAAAHTLVRKISPFLDGDRPLQDDIRRVREAVRSGELRRAVTESTNGVPALG, translated from the coding sequence GTGCTGCCGATCGACGGCCACCGGCTGACCCTGACGGAGACCGTGACGGTCGCGAGGGCGGCGCGCCGCCCTCGCGTCGGCCTGGCCGCCGAGGCCGTGGCGCGGATGGACGCCACCACGCGGGCCAAGGCCGACCTCATCGCGGCGGGGCTGCCGATCTACGGGGTGACCGCGGGCTTCGGCGACAGCAACACCCGCCAGATCCACGGGGACAAGAGCGCCGCGCTGCAGGAGAACCTGCTTCGCTTCCTGAACTGCGGGACCGGGGCGACGGCCGAGCCGGACGTCCTGCGCGCGACGCTGCTGGTGCGTGCCAACTGCCTCGCCCGGGGCTACTCCGCGATACGGCCGCGCGTCGTGGAGCTGCTGCTGGACTGCCTGAACCAGGACATCCTGCCGCTCATCCCGGAGCGCGGGTCGGTCGGCGCCAGCGGTGACCTCGTCCCGCTCAGTTACGTGGCCCGGATGCTGACCGGTGAGGGGGACGTCCTGCACGCCGGCGAGCGGCGCACCGCCGCCGCGGCCCTCGCGGACGCCGGGCTGACCCCGGTGGAACTGGAGGCCAAGGAGGGCCTGGCACTGGTCAACGGCACGTCGTTCATGTCGGGGTTCGCCGTCCTCGCCGCCCATGACGCCGGCGAGCTGGCGTACACGGCCGAGCTGTGCACGTCGATGGCGAGCCAGGTGCTGCTCGGCAACCCGGCGCACTTCGACGACTTCCTGTTCCAGCAGAAGCCGCACGAGGGCGTCCTCACGAGCGCCCGCACGATCCGGGGGCTGCTGGCCGGCGGGGACGCCGGCGCCGGGCCCGGCGCGGACGAGACGTGGGCGGGGGACGGCTACCGCCAGCTCGAACGGCCCATCCAGGACCGCTACTCGATCCGCTGCGCGCCGCACGTGGTGGGAGCGCTGCGCGACACCCTCATCTGGACCGAGCAGATGCTGGAGATCGAGGTCAACTCCTCCAACGACAACCCCCTTTTCCATCCCGACGGGACGGTCCTCAACGGCGGCAACTTCTACGGCGGACACGTCGGCCAGACGATGGACTCGCTGAAGATCGCGGTGGCCAGCGTCGCCGACCTGCTCGACCGCCAGCTGGAGCTGGTCGTCGACGAGAAGTTCAACAACGGCCTGACGCCCAACCTCATCCCCCGCTACGAGGCCGGGAGCTGGGACGCCGGCCTGCACCACGGCTTCAAGGGCATGCAGATCAGCGCGTCGTCGCTGGTGGCCGAGGCGCAGCGGTGGACGATGCCCGCGACGTCCTTCTCCCGCTCCACCGAGGCCCACAACCAGGACAAGGTGAGCATGGGCACGATCGCCGCGCGGGACGCGCGGTCGGTCGTGGAGCTGGCGCAGGAGGTCGCCGCGATCCACCTGATCGCCCTGTGCCAGGCCGCCGACCTGCGGGGGCTGGAGCACCTGAGCTCCTCGACCGCCGCCGCCCACACCCTGGTCCGCAAGATCTCGCCGTTCCTGGACGGCGACCGTCCCCTCCAGGACGACATCCGGCGGGTCCGGGAGGCCGTCCGCTCCGGCGAGCTGCGCCGGGCCGTCACCGAGAGCACGAACGGCGTGCCCGCCCTCGGCTGA